In the Balaenoptera musculus isolate JJ_BM4_2016_0621 chromosome 2, mBalMus1.pri.v3, whole genome shotgun sequence genome, gaacactctgacataaatcgcagcaatatctttttggattcatctcctagagtaatggaaataaaaacaaaagggacctaattaaacttaaaagcttttgtacagcaaaggaaaccataaacaaaatgaaaagacaacctacacaatgggagaatatatttgcaaagaatgagaccaacaagggattaacttccaaaatatacaaacagttcatacaactcaataccaaaaaaaaccccaaaaaaacccaacaaaaccaaacattccaatcaaaaaatgagcagaagatctaaatagacatttctccaaagaagacatacagatggccaacaggcacatgaaaagatgctcaatattgctaattattagagaaatacaaatcaaaactacaatgaggtatcacctcactccagtcagaatagccatcatcaaaaagcctacaaataataaatgctggagagggtgtggagaaaagggaaccctcttgcactgttggtgggaatttaaattgatacagccactatagagaacagtattgaggttccttaaaagactaaaaatagagttaccatatgatcctataatcccattcctgggcatatatatatggagaaaactataatttgaaaagatacatgcaccccaatgttcactattggagcactattaacaatagccaagacatggaagcaacctagacgtccatcaacagatgaattgataaagaaaatgtggtatatatatacaatggaatattaatccatcataagaatgaaataatgccatttgcagcaatatggatggacctagagattatcaaactaagtgaagtcagacaaatatcatatgatatcacttatatgtggaatattaaaaaaaaagatacaaatgaacttatttacaaaacataaactcagacatagaaaacaagcttatggttaccaaaaccTCACTGCACCTCAGCCTCATTGAGATCTTCAATTCTGTGATCTGTTTTCTCAAAagtttttcctcttcctggtCTCACTTCCTTCTCAACATGCGTGTAGTTGTTCCCGAAACTCCTGCCTGCATTTCTGCCATATCTGCCTTGTTGATTTTTAACCTTGGACCAATTTTACAATCTGTTTACTAATGCTCAACGGTGCTGGAGAAAACTGCCAAATTATGCAAATATTTGGTCCCACAAATTTATTTCACAGTTACTAATAACTCAGCCTCCCCAAACCaccaatacatattttatttgcgCTTGATGTCCTCTTGGTGACTGACTGCTCCAGACTTTCACTACATTCCTCAAGCCCCCTGTGTTCACCCTCAACAGATGAGAATCCCACCCAGTTCACCAACAACTGAGTCTACTGGGCATGGATACCCACAAACATCTGAGTGGGAGGACAGGAAGGTATCAAATCTGCATCTTACTTTCTTCCTGCCAGTTTCAGGGGAAGACGTAGCTCTTCTCTCACCCAAGGCTAACCCCTCAttctcccatctcctccccaAAACTCCTTCCTTTCTACCTGTTGCCACACAtaattccttcttcctcatccACTTTCTCAAATGAAAGGCCTGTGTTGGCGATCTCTACTTTCTCACCTCTCACTATCTCTTTATGCAATCCTGCCACTCTACGGAGACTGCCAGGGCAACATGTGACCTAATTGTTTAGTTTAATGGACACACCTGTCCTTGATTTCTCTGTTAAATTTGATACTGTCAATGAGTCTAAACTTTTTGTGGCTTTTATGAGACCACACTCTGTTGATTCTCCTATTTTCtggctatttcttcttttttctttttctttttttatttaactgaTCTACTTGTCTGTCTTTATTTATtccaatttttattggagtacagttgatttacaatgttgtgttagtttctgctgtatagcaatgtgaatcagttatatatatacatatatccactttttaattttatttattattattattttttaaaaaataaatttatttatttttggccatgttgggtcttcgttgctgcacgggctttctctagttgcggcgagcgggggctactcttcgttgtggtgcgcgggcttctcattgtggtggcttctcttgttgtggagtatgggctctaggcgtgcgggcttcagtagttgtggcacgtgggctcagtagttgtggctcgcgggctctagagcacaggctcagtagttgtggcgcacgggcttagttgctccgcggcatgtgggatcttcccggaccagggatcgaacccgtgtcccccgcattggcaggcagattcttaaccactgcaccaccagggaagtcccctcttcttttttcttaatcctcTTCCTCTATCATTTCAACTTTCATAGTTTAACCTCTAAGCCCCAAACCTATGTCACTAACCCAGACACTGCTCTTGAACACTAAACTCACgcattcaaaacaaaatattttcattctcatGCTCCAACATACCCAGAATAACTTTCTCTATCCCTCACCTTACTACTCTTCTTCGAATTCCATATTTCCATCTCAGTAAGTGGTACCACTATCATCCAATCACCTGAGCCCAAATCCCAAGAGTCACTTTCATTACATCATTCAACTATTCTAGGGATACACAAGTATATGTGTGAGTGGATGAGTGCATACACACATGCAGCTTTCAACAGTGTCAGGGATACTGACTCTCTCACTGAGAtaaaattgaccaaaaaaaaaaaaaaaaaaaaaaattgaaggtgaGGAAGCTGCCTATCCAGATATCCAGGGGGAACTgcattccaggaagaagaaacagccAGTGCCAACGCACGAAAATGGGAGTGTCCCTGGTGTGtgcagggaagagggaggtgtCCAGTGCAGTTACAGCAGAATGAGCCAGAGGGAATAGCAGGAGATGAGGGACACCAGATAATGGGGGGGGCGGGCAGGCCACTAGGCCTTTGGAAAGACCTTGGCTTTCATTCTGATGAGGGAGAGAGCCACCAGAAGGAATTAAAAGGCTAATGCAGTAATCCAGGTGACAGATGGCGGTGGTGTGGGCCAGGGTGGCTGCAATGGAGGTGGTTAGGAGTAAatttattctggatatattttctttttagtccCAGGATTTGCTGACACACTGGATGTGGGTATTGGAGAAAGAGAGCAGTCAAAGATGTCTCCAAAGGTTTTGACCTGAGTAGACGCGATTGCTGGCAACTAAGATGGGGAAAACTATGAGTGAGCAAGTTAGGAAGGAGAGCGGGAGTTCAATTTCAGACAAGATTAACATATCTATTAGATCCAAGTGGCCATGTCAGGTAGAcaattattgatagatatatgAACCTGGAATTTGGGATGAGGTCCAGGCTAGAGGTATACATTTAGGAGACATTAGAAAATAGACATCATTTAAAATCGTAAGAAGGTGAGTGTAGACAGAGAATAGACGCTGGCCAAGGCCTCAGCCTTGGGCCCTCAAATGTTAAGTTcttgggaagaagaggaagaaaaagcaaagactGAGAAGGGATGACTGGTGAGGTAGTAGGAAAACTAAGAGAGTGTGTCTCCcagaaaccaagagaagaaagtatGTGTAGGAGGAGTGAGTGAACTACTATATTCCTGGCAGGGGCTGCTGGCTGGTCAAGTAAAATAAGGACAACTGAGCACTGGAACAATGTGGAGATCACTGACGATCATGACAAGCAGGAATCAGAGACAAGGACAGATTCAACCAACAACTCTTTTAACAAGTGTTGCTATAACGAGGCATAGCTACAGGTGGAAGTTAAGAAAGTTTCTCTAAGGTGGGAGAAATACCACCATGTTCATATGCTGATGGgagtgaatgagaaagaaaatctcatgatgcaggagagagaggatgaCTGTAGGAGTACACCCTTGAGGAGGCAAAAATGGGATCTagcacactgatgaaagaaatagccTTCAACAGAAGTACAACCTATATGATTTACTTACTATTTTATCATCTCTGCCAACACCAAATTGTAAGTTCTACAAGGACAAGGATTTCTGTTTACTGCTATAGCCTAGGTTATCCAGATAACAGACATGCGATGGAGTGGGTTTAGGAGTGAAGGGGAGGAGAAAGCACAAGTACAGGTCAATTTTCTTAGAAGTTTTCCTATAAGGGGTGCAGAGAAATGTAGCAAAAGCTGGAGGGGGATGTGagatcaaatgattttttttttaaatgatggggGATATTACAGCATGTTTGTCAGAGCTGATGAAAATGAACcagtagagaaagaaaatctgatgGTGCATAAAGGAGAGGATAAGGCCAGAGTGAAGTcagtgaataaaagaaagaaacgcGATCTAGCGTTGGAGTACAGGGACTGTTGGCCAGTTCACCATTTTAACAGTGAAGGCAGAGTGCACGGTCGCctgtagggggtggggagtggggggcgctgacagaaatggtaaatgggaacaGGTGAGATTCTTCTTTGATTGCTTCTACTTTCTCAAATATATATACTAGTTCATCAGCTAAAGGTAAGGAGTAGATAGGACCTACTGGAGGATTGGAGGTTTGGGAGATGAGAAGGAACTGCTTTAGAGTGTGGGAGAGTGAATGTCTAGGGAAACGCGGAAGAAGtgtaaatgaatgactgaaacaCCTACTTTAGGTTAGTGGACATGAATTAAAAGTGAGGAAATTCACCAAGGTTCCGTTTTTCTCTAACCACTTTCAGCTGTCCTGGATGCAGTTGTGAAATAGTAAAGACAGTTTTAACCAGGTTGATTAACAAACGTGAAGTAGAGGGAAAGAGATAAGGAAAAATGGATTATTAAGTCTAAAATGGATAAGGAGGGAAGTGAAAAGTGTGACAATAAAAAGGCGGTTGGGGTAATGGTAGGTTCTGGTAGGATCAAAGGGTTGATGGCGCCAGGACTCTCAATTATCCCCCACAAGTCTAGGTCAGGACCATGCAAGTGCGTGGCTAAGGTAGCTTTTCATTCCCGCAAATCCCTTCCCAGGGAAGTGTGGGTCAAAACTCTCTGGATCCCTAAACCACATCCCAGTCAGCCTCTTTTGTCAGGAGAGGTTTTACCGAAGCGAAAGGCACGGCTCCCAGGTgctgctcctcctccccatccatcctccccccacctcccgcgGTTTAGGGCCTGGCTCTCTCTGCGGGCGGCCCCTCCCAAACTCACTGTTTGGACCGTTGTTGGGCGTCGCTATCCGCCGGCGAAGAATTTCTTTCCAGTCCATGGCTGACTCCGGCCCAGCAGTTCCCGCATTTGCTGTTTACTAACCGCTCCACCCCCTGCCAGCTCCCGCGTCAACACTGCCCAGCCCCGTAAAGGTTATGAAGGCCGCTTAATCGCCATCTTGGACGCGGGCGGAAGTCGGCTAACCCGGCCAAATCGATCACCGTAACCACCGCGGAGAATACGGCGATCACGCTAACAGCAGGGAGAGCAGACGTGAAAGAAACGGAGAGGGAGCCTCCTTAAGGCAGCTTTCCAGCTTCACCACGTCGTATTTTAAAGGCGCAGAAGGGAGCCCGCGCTTTTATTTCATCTTGGCCCTTTGGCACTTGTGCACCACGTGACCCCGGAAGTCCTTTGGCTCTTCCGGTTCGAGGGACAAGCTTTCTaatttcacaatttcttttcattgttcatGGCGGATATCTGGAAGCCCTAAAGTCTCTCTGAATGTAGTAGGCTCCTTCAGCAGCCGCTTGTGCCCCCTCCTGCCAGTAAAAGATTCAGAGTCGCCTTTTTCTCGCCGCCAGGCCGGTCGGAAGGCCTGCTTCCAGCTCAGCCAGGCCTCCGCGGCTGCGCCGTCGCGGTGCATTGTGGGCGGGGTAGTTTCCGCCGCGTTTATGGTTGCGTGGTGCGTGGTACGTGAGTGCTGCGGTGAGTGGTTGAATCAAGTGAACTTCGTTTGTGATAGATCCGTACACAGTAGGTGGTCCCCTCGTGGACCTCCCTTCCTTACTTGTATCTTTGGCTCGGCTCAGCTCtttgccccttccccacccccatttccttATTTGACGAGTTTGGCGGCCAGGGCCCCTAGACTCGGGCTTTCGCCTCTGCCCTGGCTGCCGGTGGGTCTGGGGTAGGGGCTTCCGACTTTTCGCCCCTTCTGCAGCCTGGCTCCCGTGGGATCCGGCCCCTTTTCAAGGACAGTTGTGATCCACGTGAGTCAACTGGCCGGTCTTCTTTGTGCATTTTCCTCAGGTTCGCGGACTGGAATATAACAGGCAACAGAGGGTTCCTTCTCTGTCCCCTCGTCCTGGAACTTGCGACCAAGGTTGGATGTCCCCATATCCTTGTTTAATGGAGAGAACTCAACCAAGCTTCGTTGCTGCTAGCCCCAGAAGCATTTGATTTGTCTGTGAGAAGCTGAAAATCATCTTTTAGAAAGTTGCGCTTCGAATCTCCGCCCCCTACCCCCAAATCCCTTAAATATGCTATAGAAGTTGGGGCTTTTTGAACATCTCTCTCACAATCTGGTGCTGATTTAACTGCATAATGACTTTCTATTTCACTGGTATTCGAAGCTTTCCTAAACTTTGGAAGAGCAACCCATACCTTGGGCTAGGCCCAGgtcactcttctctctctctctttctcaaagaCTGTTATGGCATCAGGAACCAAGAGAAGTGGTTTTCTCTTAAAACCGTGTCTCCACAAAATGCCAAAGCAATGAATCTGCTGATTGCCAAAGCCAGATATGTCAGGAAAAAAGATGAGGGCAGTAATAAGCAAGTTTCTGCTGATTCTCCTCACATGTTTGCAGCTGGAGCGGCTAAGAAGAGATCGCAGATGAATCCTCCGAGTAAAGAGCACGTCTTGCCACCTGTGAAGAACATTTTTCAACTCCCGACAAAACCTTTGAATTCAGAGGAGTGGGATAAACTTAAGGAAGATTTCAAAGAAAAGGCTAACTTTGAAAATTGTATCATTTCACAGATGGTTAAATGCCATAGCTCTGTCGATGTGGCCAAATCTGTGCTGGCCTGGGTAGCTGCAAAAAACAATGGTATTATAGGCTATGATTTGCTGGTCAAGTATTTGTATCTCTGCGTTTTTCATAAGCAGACATCAGAAATTACTGATGTCTATGAAATCATGAAAGCCAGATACAAGCGTTTAGAATCTGGAGCGTACACTCTTCTCATCCGGGGATTAATccatacagacagatggagagaggcCTTGCTGCTGTTAGAGGACATCAAAAAAGTCATGATTCCTTCAAAAAAGAACTATAGTGACTGTATCCAGGGAGCCCTCTTTCATCAAGATGTAAATGTAGCTTGGAATTTGTATCAGGAGTTGTTAGGTCATGATATTGTTCCTATGTTGGAAACATTAAAAGCCTTCTTTGATTTTGGAAAAGACATGAAAGATGATCAGTATTCAAACAAACTGCAAGACATTCTTTTGTATCTAAGAAATAATCAGCTATATCCTGGGGAGTCATTTGCACACAGTataaaaacatggtttgaaaggtaattttgatttttgtttatatgtatatttttattttaataccgtTACCTAAAACTagcctcctccttttttttttattagttgctGAGAATTACTCTAGTCAGATTAtacttttttctgtctcttagtAAGATTGTTTCCCCTTTAAGacaaagttttctttctctttaaaaaagtagCAGCGTAAATAAGTTGTGCTAATCTCTACTCATCacataaaaaggaaattgaacacttgttttta is a window encoding:
- the LOC118891175 gene encoding LOW QUALITY PROTEIN: mitochondrial ribonuclease P catalytic subunit (The sequence of the model RefSeq protein was modified relative to this genomic sequence to represent the inferred CDS: inserted 1 base in 1 codon; deleted 1 base in 1 codon), giving the protein MTFYFTGIRSFPKLWKSNPYLGLGPGHSSLSLFLKDCYGIRNQEKWFSLKTVSPQNAKAMNLLIAKARYVRKKDEGSNKQVSADSPHMFAAGAAKKRSQMNPPSKEHVLPPVKNIFQLPTKPLNSEEWDKLKEDFKEKANFENCIISQMVKCHSSVDVAKSVLAWVAAKNNGIIGYDLLVKYLYLCVFHKQTSEITDVYEIMKARYKRLESGAYTLLIRGLIHTDRWREALLLLEDIKKVMIPSKKNYSDCIQGALFHQDVNVAWNLYQELLGHDIVPMLETLKAFFDFGKDMKDDQYSNKLQDILLYLRNNQLYPGESFAHSIKTWFESVPGEQWKGQFTTVQQSGQCLGCGKTVESIHLSSEEYEFLKEKIMRDVIDGGDQYKKTTPQELKRFQNFVKYHPPFDIVIDGLNVAXMFPKARESQVLLDVVSQLAKQNLQVLVLGRKHMLKQNSRWRKDDMEKVQKQASFFFADNISEDDPFLLYATLHSGNHCKFITKDLMRDHKACLPDAKTQRLFFKWQQGHQLAIVSRHPGSKITFQHILIYDTVVQTTGDSWHIPYDDDLVERYSYEVPTKWLCLHRKT